One window of Campylobacter avium LMG 24591 genomic DNA carries:
- a CDS encoding ATP-binding cassette domain-containing protein produces the protein MLLRVCNLAKNYEFKEHFYKKKQLVTVFKDVNFELDEAQTLLISGKSGVGKSTLARVLCMLEQPSFGQVFFKDINLFSLNFEEQRKLRKDLQFIFAEQKLALNPYKTVKKLIFECGRNFDVDFSVLDELLKELDLDKKLFALKANQLSGGELKKVALLRALLLEPKLLILDELTSSLDLQSASKILNLLKNLQDKTGISYIFITHQPRLFKGFCAKMFAM, from the coding sequence ATGCTTTTAAGGGTGTGTAATTTAGCTAAAAATTACGAATTTAAAGAGCATTTTTATAAAAAAAAGCAGCTTGTAACGGTTTTTAAAGATGTTAATTTTGAGCTTGATGAGGCACAAACTTTGTTAATTAGCGGCAAAAGCGGGGTGGGCAAAAGTACGCTAGCTAGAGTGCTTTGCATGCTTGAACAACCTAGCTTTGGGCAGGTTTTTTTTAAGGATATCAATCTTTTTTCTTTGAATTTTGAGGAGCAAAGAAAGCTAAGAAAGGATTTGCAGTTTATCTTTGCTGAACAAAAACTAGCGCTTAATCCTTACAAAACAGTAAAAAAGCTAATATTTGAGTGTGGAAGGAATTTTGATGTTGATTTTAGCGTGCTTGATGAGCTTTTAAAAGAACTTGATTTGGACAAAAAACTTTTTGCCTTAAAGGCAAATCAGCTAAGTGGCGGGGAGCTTAAAAAAGTGGCCTTGCTTAGAGCTTTGCTTTTAGAGCCTAAGCTTTTGATTTTAGACGAGCTTACAAGCTCTCTTGATTTACAAAGTGCTAGTAAAATACTAAACTTGCTTAAGAATTTGCAAGATAAAACGGGCATTAGCTATATATTTATCACGCATCAGCCAAGATTATTTAAGGGTTTTTGTGCTAAAATGTTTGCTATGTAA
- a CDS encoding ATP-binding cassette domain-containing protein: MIEARNLSLKKDKNFFLQDISFSTKTNESLAILGKNGSGKSLLARSFIRLFDKEFNLNATKFKVDEIDIINTKHLRLLRTQIALIFQDAKACFHPLLNIGELFDISLKTNGKLNKKARKELAFSCLENLNLSDLNRIWHSYSHQLSSGMAMRVQIALALALDAKLFICDEITANLDSKNALIVLDSLAKLKQNGKTLIIISHDLEPVRELADKILVLENGKNVEFKSKNDFFSHPSSSFAKELIRINEELLCF; encoded by the coding sequence ATGATAGAGGCTCGCAATCTAAGTCTTAAAAAAGATAAGAACTTTTTTTTGCAAGATATAAGCTTTAGCACTAAGACTAATGAAAGCCTTGCCATACTAGGTAAAAACGGCTCTGGCAAGAGTTTGTTAGCAAGAAGTTTTATAAGGCTTTTTGATAAGGAATTTAATCTTAATGCTACTAAATTTAAAGTAGATGAGATAGACATTATAAATACAAAGCACTTAAGGCTCTTAAGAACGCAAATAGCACTGATTTTTCAAGATGCAAAGGCTTGTTTTCATCCCCTTTTAAACATAGGAGAACTCTTTGATATAAGCCTAAAAACTAATGGCAAATTAAACAAAAAGGCAAGAAAGGAACTAGCTTTTTCTTGCCTTGAAAACTTAAATTTAAGCGATTTAAACAGAATTTGGCACAGCTATTCTCATCAGCTAAGCAGTGGAATGGCCATGAGAGTGCAAATAGCCCTAGCTTTAGCACTTGATGCAAAATTATTTATATGTGATGAAATCACTGCGAACTTAGATAGCAAAAACGCCTTAATAGTGCTTGATAGCTTAGCAAAGCTAAAGCAAAATGGCAAAACACTCATTATTATAAGCCATGATTTAGAGCCTGTGCGTGAATTAGCAGATAAAATTCTAGTCTTAGAAAATGGCAAAAATGTCGAGTTTAAAAGCAAAAATGACTTTTTTTCACATCCTAGTTCAAGTTTCGCAAAAGAACTTATAAGGATAAATGAGGAGCTTTTATGCTTTTAA
- a CDS encoding ABC transporter permease has translation MSKVLILTPFFLCVIFAFFVPFISSYDVNFTDLNSVKLEPSAVHLFGTDFLGRDFFTRCAYALRNSLFIAFCSSFLMIVFAISYALLMRSFLRHFFLSLLDAFLAFPSLLFMMFFQSFFKHSFLLMIIIIALGHFAIVAKLLDTEISKFKEKDFYKNAVVLGNTKMQILLYDVLPACVNLLLILFVLNIAHAISAEAVLSFFGLGLELNQASLGILLSEASRALFVGAWWLIILPVILLLSLSFPLILFAQLLQDKFGIKI, from the coding sequence ATGAGTAAAGTTCTTATCTTAACGCCCTTTTTTTTATGTGTGATTTTTGCTTTTTTTGTACCTTTTATAAGCTCTTATGATGTGAATTTTACGGACTTAAACTCAGTGAAATTAGAGCCAAGTGCTGTGCATTTATTTGGCACGGATTTTTTAGGAAGAGATTTTTTTACAAGATGTGCTTATGCCCTTAGAAATTCTTTATTTATAGCCTTTTGCTCATCCTTTTTGATGATAGTTTTTGCAATTTCTTATGCCCTGCTTATGAGAAGCTTTTTAAGGCATTTTTTCCTGTCCTTACTAGACGCTTTTTTGGCCTTTCCTTCCTTGCTTTTTATGATGTTTTTTCAAAGTTTTTTCAAGCATTCTTTCTTGCTTATGATTATAATCATAGCTTTAGGGCATTTTGCCATAGTTGCCAAGCTTTTAGACACTGAAATTTCAAAATTTAAAGAAAAAGATTTTTACAAAAACGCTGTAGTTTTGGGCAATACAAAAATGCAAATTTTACTTTACGATGTTTTGCCGGCCTGCGTGAATTTATTGCTTATTTTATTTGTCTTAAATATAGCTCACGCGATATCAGCAGAGGCTGTGCTGTCATTTTTTGGCCTAGGATTAGAACTAAATCAAGCCTCGCTTGGAATTTTACTCAGTGAAGCTTCAAGGGCACTATTTGTAGGAGCTTGGTGGCTCATAATCCTGCCTGTAATCCTGCTTTTATCCCTTAGCTTTCCTCTCATACTTTTTGCACAGTTGCTTCAAGATAAATTCGGGATTAAGATATGA
- a CDS encoding ABC transporter permease — MDIIKLVFKRLFFGVFVLFMLSFICFAMMYFSNSSPLFATNNQAISKSIKEEIEKNLDLDKSLMHQYTQWLKKALSGDFSNSLLNSQSTSSLISQKALNTAVLGFSSLFVLFVLALFLSILSIMYKNSFIDKAINFICMSFFAMPSFCTALLLILFFSLYLNLLPSSGVQSLGAEFSLTDRLSHLILPMLSIVLSHLAVALNFIRSVLVESLNQHYIEAAFARGLSSTRIYLHLVLKDSFASIITYFSAISMSFLMSIYVIESVFAYDGIGALAINSIIYKDYPVVLAIILLSTALLLLINTAVECLCKFIDNRNLDE; from the coding sequence ATGGATATAATAAAACTTGTATTTAAAAGGCTTTTTTTTGGCGTTTTTGTTTTATTTATGCTAAGTTTTATCTGCTTTGCTATGATGTATTTTAGCAATTCAAGCCCACTTTTTGCCACAAACAACCAAGCCATAAGCAAGAGTATTAAAGAAGAGATTGAAAAGAATTTAGACCTTGATAAAAGCCTTATGCATCAGTATACACAGTGGCTGAAAAAGGCTTTAAGCGGCGATTTTTCAAATTCTTTACTAAATTCTCAAAGCACAAGTTCTTTAATCTCGCAAAAGGCTTTAAATACAGCTGTTTTAGGCTTTTCATCTCTTTTCGTGCTCTTTGTTTTAGCACTTTTTTTAAGCATACTAAGCATAATGTATAAGAACAGCTTCATTGACAAAGCTATAAATTTCATTTGCATGAGCTTTTTTGCCATGCCCTCTTTTTGCACAGCCTTGCTTTTGATACTTTTTTTCTCGCTTTATTTAAATTTGCTTCCAAGCTCTGGAGTGCAAAGCTTGGGTGCTGAATTTTCGCTGACAGATAGACTTTCACACCTTATCTTGCCAATGCTAAGCATAGTTTTATCCCATCTAGCAGTGGCTTTAAATTTCATAAGAAGCGTTTTAGTGGAAAGTCTAAATCAACACTACATAGAAGCAGCCTTTGCAAGAGGACTTAGCAGCACTAGAATTTACCTACACCTTGTCTTAAAAGATAGCTTTGCAAGTATCATAACTTATTTTAGTGCTATTTCTATGAGCTTTCTTATGAGTATTTATGTGATAGAAAGCGTTTTTGCTTACGATGGAATCGGTGCCTTGGCCATTAATAGCATAATTTATAAAGATTATCCCGTCGTTTTAGCCATCATTCTTTTAAGCACGGCCTTGCTTTTGCTTATCAACACAGCCGTTGAATGTCTTTGCAAATTTATAGATAATAGGAACTTGGATGAGTAA
- a CDS encoding methyl-accepting chemotaxis protein encodes MFDGLHARIFTFDREFNIFASKDQELLAKRTTANLPIIAQKHKEAGDFNYFIYTSTEGSERFVICASYIDYLTCVAEPLDIVKKPAIDIAYIQTIVVALVILISIFAMYFVMSRFLSPINHIQQGLNNFFDFLNHKKQTITPIHIKSNDEFGQIAKAINLNIENTRLGLEQDKQAVSQSVNTVHLVENGDLTARISANPKNPQLIELKNVLNKMLDVLQEKIGSNMNEIRRVFDSYKALDFTTEVANAKGNVEVTANTLGKEIVKMLKQSNDFANSLVSDSTKLQEAVQELQNSSKSQASSLEESAAALEEITSSMQNVSSKTTDVIAQSEEIKSITNIIGDIAEQINLLALNAAIEAARAGEHGRGFAVVADEVRQLAEKTQKSLSEIEANINLLVQSINDMAESIKEQTTGITQINDAVAQIESVTRDNVRIANNSASISDSVSSIANDILEDAKRKKF; translated from the coding sequence ATGTTTGACGGTCTTCATGCTAGAATTTTTACCTTTGATAGAGAATTTAACATCTTTGCTTCAAAGGACCAAGAATTATTAGCCAAAAGAACCACTGCGAATTTGCCTATAATAGCTCAAAAGCACAAGGAAGCTGGAGATTTTAACTATTTTATATACACAAGCACCGAGGGCAGTGAAAGATTTGTTATCTGTGCTTCTTACATAGACTATCTAACCTGCGTGGCCGAGCCGCTAGATATAGTTAAAAAACCAGCCATAGACATAGCTTATATACAAACAATAGTCGTGGCCTTAGTTATATTAATCTCTATCTTTGCTATGTATTTTGTGATGTCTCGCTTCCTTTCGCCTATAAATCACATCCAACAAGGCCTAAACAACTTCTTTGATTTCTTAAATCACAAAAAACAAACAATAACTCCTATACACATAAAAAGCAATGATGAATTTGGCCAAATAGCAAAGGCTATAAATTTAAACATTGAAAACACTAGATTAGGTTTAGAACAAGATAAACAAGCAGTATCTCAAAGTGTTAATACAGTTCATCTTGTAGAAAATGGTGATTTAACAGCAAGAATTAGTGCTAATCCTAAAAATCCTCAATTAATAGAACTAAAAAATGTTTTAAATAAAATGCTTGATGTCTTACAAGAAAAGATTGGTTCTAATATGAATGAGATTAGAAGAGTATTTGATAGTTATAAAGCACTTGATTTCACAACAGAAGTAGCAAATGCTAAGGGTAATGTTGAAGTAACAGCAAATACCTTAGGTAAAGAAATAGTTAAGATGCTAAAACAATCAAATGACTTTGCAAATTCCTTAGTATCTGATAGCACAAAACTACAAGAAGCAGTGCAAGAACTACAAAACTCATCAAAGTCTCAAGCCTCATCTTTAGAAGAAAGTGCAGCAGCATTAGAAGAAATCACTTCAAGTATGCAAAATGTTTCATCCAAAACAACAGATGTTATAGCACAAAGTGAGGAAATAAAAAGCATAACAAATATCATAGGAGATATAGCAGAACAAATAAATCTACTAGCATTAAATGCTGCTATTGAAGCTGCTCGTGCAGGTGAACATGGACGAGGCTTTGCTGTTGTTGCTGATGAGGTAAGACAATTAGCTGAAAAAACTCAAAAATCTTTAAGTGAGATAGAGGCTAATATAAATTTATTAGTTCAAAGTATAAATGATATGGCTGAAAGCATTAAAGAACAAACAACAGGCATAACTCAAATCAATGATGCTGTAGCACAGATAGAAAGTGTTACAAGAGATAATGTAAGAATAGCTAATAACTCAGCCTCAATATCAGATAGTGTTAGCTCTATAGCTAATGACATACTAGAGGATGCTAAGAGGAAGAAATTTTAA
- a CDS encoding tRNA (cytidine(34)-2'-O)-methyltransferase produces the protein MFNIVLVNPRIAQNTGSIGRMCYNADFKLHIIKPTVFSLDEKSVRRAGLDYWKKLKLTVWQNLDEFLEANLNFKDRFFFASTKAKRLYFEASYKQGDFLFFGSESFGLPQELMKINEDNMIKIPMKSFGRSLNLATSVGIVSYEALRQNFSEFNFN, from the coding sequence ATGTTTAATATAGTCTTGGTCAATCCACGCATAGCACAAAATACAGGTAGCATAGGTCGCATGTGTTATAATGCTGATTTTAAGCTTCATATTATAAAGCCTACCGTGTTTAGCCTTGATGAAAAAAGCGTTAGAAGGGCTGGGCTTGATTATTGGAAAAAACTAAAACTTACCGTGTGGCAAAATTTGGACGAATTTTTAGAGGCTAATTTGAACTTTAAAGATAGATTTTTCTTTGCTAGCACCAAGGCTAAAAGGCTGTATTTTGAGGCCTCGTATAAGCAAGGAGATTTTTTGTTTTTTGGAAGCGAAAGCTTTGGTCTGCCACAAGAGCTTATGAAAATTAATGAGGACAACATGATAAAAATTCCTATGAAAAGCTTTGGCAGGAGTTTAAATTTAGCAACCAGCGTGGGCATTGTTTCTTATGAGGCTTTGAGGCAGAATTTTAGCGAGTTTAATTTTAATTAA
- a CDS encoding DJ-1 family glyoxalase III, whose translation MSKKVLVPLARGFEELEFVSIVDILRRAGADVVVASLDENLLVKGAHGISMQADICIDSVNISDFDAISLAGGYEGMMNLKNNAKILEFIQILFKEKKLVSAICASPIVLNEAGVLSKKFTCYPGCEQGLNAEYEKSAVVLSDNIITGAGPALGVKFALALVRYLYGDEVYQRLYKELLMDL comes from the coding sequence ATGAGTAAAAAAGTTTTGGTGCCGCTTGCAAGGGGCTTTGAGGAGCTTGAATTTGTATCTATAGTTGATATTTTAAGAAGAGCTGGTGCTGATGTAGTAGTAGCTTCCTTGGATGAAAATCTTTTGGTAAAAGGCGCACACGGCATTAGTATGCAAGCTGATATTTGCATTGATAGTGTAAATATAAGTGATTTTGATGCAATTTCACTTGCTGGTGGTTATGAAGGCATGATGAATCTTAAAAATAACGCAAAAATTTTAGAATTCATACAAATTTTATTTAAAGAAAAAAAGCTTGTAAGCGCCATTTGTGCTTCGCCGATAGTGCTTAATGAAGCCGGTGTTTTAAGTAAAAAATTTACTTGTTATCCGGGTTGCGAGCAAGGACTTAATGCAGAGTATGAAAAGAGTGCTGTTGTGCTTAGTGATAATATAATCACCGGTGCAGGACCGGCACTAGGCGTGAAATTTGCACTTGCTTTGGTAAGGTATTTGTATGGTGATGAGGTGTATCAAAGGCTTTATAAAGAACTTTTGATGGATTTATAA
- the hisB gene encoding bifunctional histidinol-phosphatase/imidazoleglycerol-phosphate dehydratase HisB, with protein MPKKILFIDRDGTIIKEPKDDFQVDSLQKLSFEENAINALLALKSFGFSFVMVTNQDGLGTKSFPKADFDIAHNKMLEILASCGIVFDDIFICPHFSEDKCECRKPKTKLLQAYIENNLYDKEQSFVIGDRSTDMELAKNLQIQGLLYGKDFSWLEIKDYILANFRKATVSRKTKETQISATVTLNLSKSHIDTGIGFFNHMLEQIATHANIGINISCIGDLHIDEHHTVEDCAIVLGEAIKKAIGDKIGLARYGFCLPMDESLGTCVIDFSNRPFLSYKAKFKKKKLGKLSTEMIEHFFYSLAHSMGVSLHLKVKGKNDHHKAEALFKAFARALKMALTLQEAKLASSKGVL; from the coding sequence ATGCCTAAGAAAATTTTATTTATAGACAGAGACGGAACGATAATAAAAGAACCAAAGGATGATTTTCAAGTGGATTCACTTCAAAAACTTTCTTTCGAGGAAAATGCCATAAATGCCTTGCTCGCCTTAAAAAGCTTTGGCTTTTCCTTTGTTATGGTGACCAATCAAGACGGCTTAGGCACAAAGTCCTTTCCTAAGGCTGATTTTGACATAGCCCACAACAAAATGCTTGAAATTTTGGCCTCTTGCGGCATAGTTTTTGATGATATTTTTATCTGTCCGCACTTTAGTGAGGATAAGTGCGAGTGCAGAAAGCCTAAAACTAAGCTTTTGCAAGCTTATATAGAAAATAATCTTTATGATAAGGAACAAAGCTTTGTGATAGGCGATAGAAGCACTGACATGGAGCTTGCTAAAAATTTGCAAATTCAGGGCTTGCTTTATGGTAAGGATTTTTCTTGGCTAGAAATTAAAGACTACATCTTAGCGAATTTTAGAAAGGCAACAGTTAGCAGAAAGACGAAAGAAACGCAAATTTCAGCAACAGTCACCTTAAATTTAAGCAAATCTCATATAGATACAGGCATAGGATTTTTTAATCACATGCTAGAGCAAATCGCAACGCATGCAAATATAGGCATAAACATTAGCTGCATTGGGGATTTGCACATAGATGAACACCATACTGTTGAAGACTGCGCTATCGTGCTTGGAGAGGCGATTAAAAAGGCGATAGGCGATAAAATAGGCCTAGCAAGGTATGGATTTTGCTTGCCTATGGATGAGAGCTTGGGAACTTGCGTCATAGACTTTAGCAATAGGCCGTTTTTATCTTACAAGGCTAAATTTAAAAAGAAGAAATTAGGCAAGCTAAGCACCGAGATGATAGAGCATTTTTTCTATTCTCTTGCTCATTCTATGGGAGTTTCCTTACATTTAAAGGTAAAGGGTAAAAATGACCATCACAAGGCAGAAGCTTTGTTTAAGGCCTTTGCACGAGCTTTGAAAATGGCTTTAACCTTGCAAGAGGCCAAGCTAGCCTCCTCAAAAGGTGTTTTATAA
- the hisD gene encoding histidinol dehydrogenase yields the protein MKILEYKNLSENEKIQALKRPAIKAKDDIVKICKELIADVRQRGDKALIEQALNFDKVEISSIKVSKDEIQNASKRLSKDLKEAIKTAYNNIHSFHKAQEFKSITVNTMPGVKCELVSRPIDSVGLYIPGGLAPLLSTTLMLAIPAKIAKCKRIVLASPAKIDDAILYCAKLCGVDEVYQMGGAGAVAALAYGSESVKKVDKIFGPGNAFVTAAKSLVSADIDGCAIDMQAGPSEVLVIADDEANVSFVASDLLSQAEHGADSQVILLCLSMNFAKALIKELEKQLSILPRKEIASKAIENSRIIIVKDLNEALEVSNAYAPEHLILQCKEPRKLVPLVKHAGSVFLGEFAPESMGDYASGTNHVLPTYGLTRVNSSLSLSDFYKKMTVQELSKNGFKRLAKTVEILAQAEQLQAHKNAVSIRLKSLNA from the coding sequence ATGAAAATTTTAGAATACAAAAACTTAAGCGAAAACGAAAAAATCCAAGCTCTTAAACGTCCAGCAATCAAAGCTAAAGATGATATAGTAAAAATTTGTAAAGAACTCATAGCCGATGTAAGACAAAGAGGGGATAAAGCCCTTATAGAACAGGCTTTAAACTTTGATAAGGTTGAAATTTCAAGTATAAAAGTAAGCAAAGATGAGATACAAAATGCTAGCAAAAGACTTAGCAAGGACTTAAAAGAAGCCATAAAAACAGCTTACAACAACATTCATAGCTTTCACAAGGCACAGGAATTTAAAAGCATAACAGTAAACACCATGCCAGGCGTTAAATGCGAGCTTGTAAGCAGGCCTATAGACAGCGTAGGGCTTTACATACCGGGCGGCTTGGCACCTTTGCTATCCACCACCTTAATGCTTGCCATACCTGCTAAGATAGCAAAATGCAAAAGGATAGTCCTAGCCTCTCCTGCTAAAATCGATGATGCCATACTTTACTGTGCCAAACTTTGCGGGGTTGATGAGGTGTATCAAATGGGAGGAGCCGGTGCTGTGGCTGCACTTGCTTATGGAAGCGAAAGCGTAAAAAAAGTGGATAAAATTTTCGGACCAGGCAACGCTTTTGTAACAGCTGCGAAATCCTTAGTAAGTGCTGATATAGACGGCTGTGCCATAGATATGCAAGCTGGTCCTTCTGAAGTGCTTGTGATAGCTGATGATGAAGCAAATGTGAGTTTTGTGGCTAGCGATTTATTATCTCAAGCAGAGCACGGAGCGGATTCACAGGTAATTTTGCTATGTCTTAGCATGAACTTTGCAAAAGCCTTGATAAAAGAGCTTGAAAAGCAGCTTTCTATCTTGCCTAGAAAAGAAATAGCAAGCAAGGCGATAGAAAATTCAAGAATAATCATAGTAAAAGATTTAAATGAAGCGCTTGAAGTGTCTAATGCTTACGCACCAGAGCACCTAATCTTGCAGTGCAAAGAGCCAAGAAAGCTCGTGCCTTTAGTAAAGCATGCTGGTTCGGTATTTTTAGGAGAATTTGCACCTGAGTCCATGGGAGATTACGCAAGCGGGACAAATCATGTCTTGCCAACTTACGGGCTTACCAGGGTAAATTCTAGCCTTTCTTTGAGTGATTTTTATAAAAAAATGACAGTGCAAGAATTAAGCAAAAATGGCTTTAAAAGGCTAGCAAAAACAGTTGAAATTCTAGCCCAGGCCGAACAGCTTCAAGCACACAAAAACGCTGTTAGCATAAGATTAAAGAGTTTAAATGCCTAA
- the hisG gene encoding ATP phosphoribosyltransferase, which yields MSKRLKIAIQKSGRLSKDSLELLRDLGVKLQIQEQNLIAFASNFAIDILRLRDDDIPGLIFDGLVDIGIVGENVLQEHALEKKANGESAEYELLKKLDFGFCRLALALPLSVKYENIKDFENKRIATSYPYILKDFMQKKGISYKTCVLKGSVELAPRANLADGICDLVSSGATLEANSLKEVESIFSSSACLIKKAGKLSNENEFLLNKFLLRIDGIMQARESKYIMLHSPKNKIDKIISLLPGVETPTVLPLAHNDDKVVLHMVSKENLFWETMEKLKDEGASSILVLPIEKMLR from the coding sequence ATGTCAAAACGTCTAAAAATAGCCATACAAAAATCAGGCAGATTAAGTAAAGATTCTTTAGAGCTTCTAAGAGATTTAGGCGTTAAACTTCAAATACAAGAACAAAATTTAATAGCCTTTGCAAGTAATTTCGCAATCGACATACTAAGGCTTAGAGATGATGATATCCCGGGTCTTATCTTTGATGGCTTGGTTGATATTGGCATAGTTGGAGAAAATGTCTTGCAAGAACACGCACTTGAGAAAAAGGCAAACGGCGAAAGTGCCGAGTATGAGCTGCTTAAAAAACTTGACTTTGGTTTTTGTAGACTAGCCCTAGCCTTGCCACTTAGCGTAAAATACGAAAACATCAAGGACTTTGAAAACAAACGCATCGCCACTTCATATCCTTACATACTCAAGGATTTTATGCAAAAAAAGGGAATTTCTTATAAAACCTGCGTTTTAAAAGGCTCTGTTGAGCTTGCTCCAAGGGCAAATTTAGCCGACGGAATATGTGATTTAGTATCTAGCGGTGCTACCTTAGAGGCAAATTCACTAAAAGAAGTTGAAAGTATATTTAGCTCTAGTGCTTGTTTGATTAAAAAAGCCGGTAAATTAAGTAATGAAAATGAATTTTTGCTTAATAAATTTCTTTTAAGAATTGACGGCATTATGCAAGCAAGGGAGTCAAAATACATCATGCTTCACTCTCCTAAAAATAAGATAGATAAAATCATATCTTTATTACCAGGCGTTGAAACGCCAACAGTGCTTCCTTTAGCACATAATGACGATAAGGTAGTGCTTCACATGGTTAGCAAGGAGAATTTGTTTTGGGAAACTATGGAAAAGCTCAAGGATGAGGGTGCTAGTTCTATACTAGTTTTACCTATAGAAAAAATGTTAAGGTAA
- a CDS encoding DNA ligase, giving the protein MRKILFFISLLSFLSADVLLLSTYTKDSIKDEDLKDFVMSEKYDGVRAIWDGKNLYTRNKHKIQAPKFFTQHFPNFRLDGELFIDRKSFDRLSSIVRSFDVNETQWLDIKYMVFDVPDVDDTLKLRLQKLKNYLDEHKEANKFIKIIEQKDVKSKENLQKFSDEIHSLGGEGVVLRNNLARYEKTRSKNAFKLKKYEEADCIVKGYIKGKGKYENMLGAILCEAVIEGESKLIKIGSGFSDELRKNPPSINSKIRYKFNGYTKNKLPRFAVFKGIRAD; this is encoded by the coding sequence ATGCGTAAAATACTCTTTTTTATCTCCTTGCTATCTTTTTTAAGTGCTGATGTGTTATTGCTTAGCACCTATACAAAAGACAGTATCAAAGATGAGGATTTAAAAGACTTTGTCATGAGCGAAAAATACGACGGCGTAAGGGCTATTTGGGACGGAAAAAATTTATATACAAGAAATAAGCACAAGATACAAGCTCCTAAATTTTTTACTCAACATTTCCCAAATTTCAGGCTAGATGGAGAACTTTTCATAGACAGAAAGTCCTTTGATAGGCTTTCAAGCATTGTAAGAAGCTTTGATGTGAATGAAACACAGTGGCTAGATATAAAATACATGGTCTTTGATGTGCCGGACGTTGATGATACTTTAAAGCTTCGTTTGCAAAAACTAAAAAACTACTTAGACGAACATAAAGAGGCTAACAAGTTTATAAAAATCATAGAGCAAAAGGATGTTAAAAGCAAGGAAAATTTGCAAAAATTCTCGGATGAAATTCATAGCTTAGGCGGTGAGGGCGTGGTGCTTAGAAATAATCTGGCTAGATATGAAAAAACTAGAAGCAAAAATGCCTTTAAGCTTAAAAAATATGAAGAAGCTGACTGCATAGTCAAAGGCTATATCAAGGGCAAGGGCAAATATGAAAATATGCTTGGGGCAATACTGTGCGAAGCTGTGATAGAGGGCGAAAGCAAGCTCATAAAAATAGGCTCTGGCTTTAGCGATGAGCTTAGAAAGAACCCTCCATCCATAAATTCTAAGATAAGATATAAATTTAACGGCTACACAAAGAACAAGCTTCCGCGTTTTGCTGTGTTTAAGGGAATTAGAGCTGATTAG